DNA from Coffea arabica cultivar ET-39 chromosome 10c, Coffea Arabica ET-39 HiFi, whole genome shotgun sequence:
GGCTTTCTCTCCTGTGGCCAACATCCCAAGTACCACCAAGACTTTAATTGTGGCTGCCAAGACTTGACCTTTTGGGAGGTCAAGGGTTCAACTTATGCCTCTTACCATATAATTGTCATTTAATTGTGGTTGTCACTTCAAGTGGCTTCCTCCGATGGGTTTTTGTCGGCACCTGCTCCCCCTAAACTAGGTTCGAGTAACTCATACAAATATTATCgttgcgacaaaaaaaaaaaggctttctttcttgtctttttAGTATAGTATAGATATAGCTTGGTCTTGGAGGGATTGCATGACAATAATGTTGGAATAGTTTGTGAATTGAAATAGGAAAAAAGTTtgttaaattcaaaatattgGATAAAAGAAAAATGCCTAATGTAGCCTCTTGATGACCATTATAGTGAGGAAACGGTTTTAGCATGTTTTTGTCAATTGAAGGAGACTAATTGCAGTCTCTTGATGATTATTATAGTGAGGAAATGGTTTTGGCATGTTTTTGCCCATTAAAGGAGACTAAAGCAGCCTCTTAATGATCATTGAAATGAGGAAATTGTGACCCTTTAGTTTTGATATTTTTTGGATTGTCTTTCCTATATAAATGACAAGTTTTTAATAAAACAAACTAATTTAGTCATTTTGATCCGTTCTTAATAAAAGATCTCTTGGTTTTGCTATCAAAAGTTTTTCATTCTTGTTGTATCTTAGAGGTATATTGCCCTAATCCAAAAGCAAACTACTAACTATAATGGGTGCAATAAGCACCTTAAGGATAGTATTTGTACACGCCTCAAAAATCATTAACAAATCCCCtttcttttgagaaatttgttagTGAAGTTTTTGTACTCTTCTATtgtcttgttttatttttcttaacaaataatagaTCGCATGAAGTGGACATTTATAGTTTGTCTCATTGATTAAACAGGTTTTTGGGTCAATTAACGAGTTGGGATCACATTTTGCTTGCAACTCTAGCCTTATAAAAGAAACTAATAACTTCAGAAAGTAAAAGAAACTGGTTAGTCTTTTTCTCTGTCTCTTGATGGACCACTGCAGCTTGATAgtcttatttgtattttctcACTATAGCCATAAACAAGTCGGCCTTACCTAGTGTTTCTATAGCTGGCAACATTTAGAATATTACtgctccaaaaaaaaatgtggaATCTGGAAAAACTCTTGAAGCTTCACATAGAATTTTGTCGTGGCACCAGAACAAACACAAATAAAAACCCAAAAGAGAGGTTTTCTCTGCGTGGCATATGTCAATCGGTCAAAAATCGTTTTTTGTATTGTATAAACACGTTACATGGAATGTGCAGAGAATAGACAAGACATTTTCTTGGGTTACAATGCACTGCACACAGGTTCTGGCATCTAAGCCTTCGAAGGCAAGAACCACATGCTCCAAAAGAAAGGGAAATATCAATCCTCAGAACGActattgtttggattgtgattttctttcaaaaaaaaatttacgtttttcgtgaacatatttttcaatcatttttttatttcacgtatatcaaatcattacatTTGCCGTTGTCTATTAATACCGTTAAATGCCTTGACATATTTTGGCTGAGACACTTCTGCTGGCTGGACTGTGGGAAGGAAAACATTAGCTAGAAGCATAATGGCGAGTTCAAGAACTTCTGGTAGcttttcatttgaaaaataaataaacacgaATAaagggacttttttttttttttcctttgaaaacagcACTAAGAAACTCTTTAGTTAAGTACCCGTTTGGGGTTGCACTGACTTAAGAAAAAcatcatccaaaattttttcctggtaaagaaatttttttctacTACATGatgtaaattcaaatttaaaattcaaatcatgcacGTATAACGTATATTCAAAATtattagtgtaaaaaaaatcattatatTATCAGTGCATATACTCTTAATCGTAGAAATAAATGTCTTAAAATGTGCGAAAAAAATGGTTGAGCTAGCTAAACTCTGTAGGTCAAATGATCATTTATTTCTACTTTGATTCTGtttttaacaaaattaaattcaagtgAGCCCACCTCATCAATGGGCGGGAATAAAGCAAAAGCTTAATTTCAAAAACATCTGGAATTAAAAATTTGCCTAATAAGACCAAAGAAGCCCACTAAAATAAAGCTGAAAAGTGGTAGTACTACGCTCCAGCCTATCAAATCTCTCTCATTCTTCGCTTTCCAAAAACATCACGTTCACCAATCACTCATCACATGCTTCTGGTCCATATTCTGTTTGAAATTCCTCAGGCttcaaataatgttttaaaaaaaaaaaagtactaaaatAAATCAATAGATAAAGAAACTTCCTATCTGACTAGACCTTGCCTAGATTATTTATGGGTTCTTGTCTGAATTTTCACTGACATTCCTCAGATCTTTGGCTGAACTGTTTCTTGAGTACTAAATATGAAAATGGCCTTCcaatctgaaatctgaagtaGCCCAAAAAAACCTGTCTTTGCTTTTACAAGTTTATCCAATCTTGTTTTGCTCTTGTGGGAGTCTCTTCAATTCAAAAGGTAAAATGGgtctttgtttgttttttttggctTAATTTCTCTATGCTAGAAAATgtacccttttttcttttgtttgaccCCTTAAAATTTAGTAATGCTGTGCATTGTAGTTTTGTGTGGATTAAGCCCAGTTATTCGTCCTTTTAGTTGAAGGGATTCtttatttttgaatttcttgaaatgggATTTCAGCTGACTTTTAATCTCTGTTTCCAGCCACTGTTTTATTGacatcttgaattttaagttCTTGAAtggagttttttttaaaaaaaaatgagattttaacCTTTTTAATGAGATAGGTAGTTGGAACTTTCTTATTGGAGTAATGGGTCTTTGGTTATTCAAGGGAAAGAGGAGTCTTTATTCTCTTTTTGTCAAGTTGGAAGAAAAGAGGAGTCTTTTCAGTATTAGAGTAAGCTTTTTAAGAAAATTTGCTTTTGGTAAGAAATTGAGTGTGAAAAAGTTGTATTTTGTTGTTGGACTTGGAAAACTGAGTGGAGTGGATTTCAAGCCAAGGTGGGAAAATTTGAAGCCAAGTCAGGTTTAACGTTAAGAGTGTGTTAGGAAGAATTTGTAGATTCATTAGCTCTGTGGGAGGTTATTTTAAATCTCAGATTATGGTTAGACGATTAGTTTGCTAGCTTTCCTAATTAACTTGAACATGTTTATGGATGTGCATTTCTAATTTTGTCTAGGTTGgtgtttgaattatttattGGGTTGATGTGCAGATGCAGATACTCCTTTGAGCTTGATGCGAGATTTAGTTGCTcttcaaaatggaaaaaagaaaatggttgtGGAAGAAAAAACCTTCAGAGAGGAGCCCTGGTGAAACTGATAGCTCGGGATCATCACTTTCAGAGAGATACTCAGATGAGCAGCAGGTATGTTGACTAAACCATCAAGAACAAAAATTCTTGCTTATTGTTTTGAACAAGTTTAGTGGATGTAACGTGCAGAATAGGTGAAAATCATCGCTTGTTTTAAGGTTGTTCTGTTTCTTGTTTGCATTTCGGGTCGTTTGGATTAGTTGGTTGTGTTGCACTCGTAAATGCAGTGTGTTGTAAGTTAAAGGGTATCGGATGAATCAATCTATTCACCGGAGAGAAGGGAAAAATTATTAGTACTTACGATGCATGACGGATCAATGACTGGTGCTAAACTTGCCCTAGTGGTGTCTTATGAAATACTAATTGAATTGACTCCTGGAGATATTCAAGTTGTCAACTTTTACCATTCCTGCTAAAGTACTTCAACACAGTAGTAGTTCAGGAAGTCATTTAGGCATTTCAATGATTGGAACCTAAAGATGAACTCttagtttctttttcttgataatCAAGTGAAACTACAGATGTCTATTGAAATTCCTTTTGTTCTTCAAGACTAACTGCAACTCAAGCATGGGTTAGCAACTCGGTGGATTTGTTCTTGTGCAGTAAGTATTTAAAgaactgttttttctttttaattcccCTGTAGCATCTTGCATGCATATATACTTTGCCCTGAATAATCCATCTGTAGGTCACCGACTTCGAATCTTCACATGTTtgtggtatttttttttttttttttgctttgcttTAACTTTCGGTTAACATTGCTGGGAGTCTTAACCGTTTCTCTAAATACTCCAAATAAGTTTTCTATGACATTTGTGTGATAGAAAACTTCTTTTTTTGGGGAAAGTATGTCCTGATGCTCTGCATTACTTTTCCACAAGGCACTCTTTTCTCCTTTGGTTTCACCAAGCTGAAAATTTAGGATTAGATGATAAACAAATTTACTAATTGGCACTACTGGCGAAAGTTCTAAATAACTACATAGACAACGAGCTAGTGGAGGCAtaaggtagaatcaaatttgaaTGACCAATTAATTATGGATTCAATGGTTCCGAACAAGAACAGTTATGTTCATGATTCTCATATATCTATGCTATTCCTCAACTTCCAAATTGTTGCCTTCTTGTACTTTCCTTAATTAACTGGGTTACCAACTATGGGATTCATAAAACTCGTGGTTGTCTATTTCACTTATCAGTAGAAATATAATCTTGTTCTGTTTGGAATGAACATTTTGGCTTTAAAAAATATCTAGATTGTGAACCTATAAATATATGGAGAAATGGCAACCTTAGAAATCCTTGTCTGTTTTGATCGGCATCTTGAATCCTGCTAGCTATCAAAATTACACTTTTGTAACTGAAACAAGCTCtacttaaattttaaaaaagaaaaatgaaccgTAGGTTATGCCTCCTTACACTTAGTGAGGGTTTATTGTGTTTTTTAGAACAACATGTTGAATCCTGCTTTATATTGCACATCATTTTTACACTACAGCTTGAGAAGGATTCGACTCAGATGAGGTTAGGCTTGGGATAAGCTTACCATGAGTTACACATTTTCGTACTTACAGTTATAACTGTTACCTTATCTCATGGTGCAATGATCAGAATTTTGTCTTTTTTCCCGGCTTTAAACTTCATTTGGAAACTTGCCATTTCATCTGTTTGATATATGGTGGCAGTGGCAGCTGTAGGTAGAAGAAGGAAGACATATATTGGTCTTTTGAAAGTCTTTACCTCAGGTTTCTCATTGATTTTATAAAATGTCCCTGAATTATCATGTGTATGAGGTATAAGATCAGCGCAAACCAGTTTTCCCTGCTTTTATTTTTGGATATCCACAGCTGTCCCGTTAGGTTAATTTATTAAGATGGTGTCCTGGCTATTTTTCTAATTTGGGGATATCCAGGTTCTTAAAGAAAAAGCTTTTATGCATAATGAGCTAGACATTTATCGTGCGATATGTTTGATGTGTAAGTTTATTTGTTAAGTTCTGTCTTGAATTTCATTGACCTTTTATGTTGCCTACATTATTAACCTTCTTTTGAAAGAATAACCAATTACTAAATACAATAAAGTGACAAACCACAACCTGAAAAACATCTGGTAGACCAAAGAAAAAATGGACATATTCAAACAAAAAGATGGATATGCTAGATGGTGTTAACAATTACATAATTCAACCGAACAATCTTGCATGGCCTGTATCTGATTGTTGTTGATTTTCAGCACTTCTTGATAAACAAAAAGCTTGCATTTATGGGATGGCCATATAAGGATACTTAGAGCATTGCTTTGGCTTGCATTTATGGGATGCCCAAATAGGGATTCTTAAGAGGcattgttttgcttttgattctGCTTAGATTGAGCCGGAGGAAGTGAAGGATTCTCCAAATGATAGGACTCAATCACCAGAAGTCACTTCAAAAGTTGTACTTGCTGATGAAGAAGTTACAGATACTGTTAAGAATCTGACAGCAAAATTATCATCTGCCCTTGTCAATGTCAGTGTCAAAGAAGACTTAGTCAAGCAGCACGCCAAAGTTGCTGAAGAAGCTGTTGCAGGTACCAATTAAAAGTTTATACTTCGTCTTTCTCCCTCCTTGCTTGTTATTCACTTTTTAGGAGTTTGTGAAGTTGTCCTACTATCTTTTCATGGAAATGGGTTACTATCTGTAAAACAAAGTGGACAGTGAGTTCTCTTTTCATAATTCTTCATGACTGCAGTCTGATTGAATCAATCAGTGCAGATCATGCTTCCGTACCAATTACCATTTGTTTAACAATTACGCCTATATTAGATTCTCCATAACTCAATCTGACTGAATCAGTTAGTGCATTTTCATCTTAACTTTCCATAACTGAACTTGTGTGTGTTGTGTTCTGTGATTACCATGTACCTAACTGCCAGGCTGGGAAAAGGCAGAAAATGAAGTGACAGTTTTAAAGCAGCAGCTTGAGGCAGCTGTCCAGCAGAACTTGGCTTTGGAAGTTCGGGCGAGTCATCTTGATTCTGCTCTCAAGGAATGTGTCAGGGAATTGAGGCAAGCAAGAGATGAGCAGGAGGCAAGAATTAATGATGCTGTGGCACAAAAAACTAGTGAATTGGAATCTGTTAAAATTGAACTTGAGAACCAGCTACACCAGCTAAAGACTAATGTAGAATCTACACTAACTCGTTATCCTGCATCTGCAGATCCAAACATTCAACTTAAGCTTGAATCTTTGGAGAAAGAAAACTCAATTCTCAAGTTTGAGCTTCTTTCTCGTTCTGAAGAGTTAGAAATTAGGACTATTGAGAGGGACTTGAGCACCCAAGCTGCAGAAACAGCTAGCAAGCAGCAACTAGAAGGCATAAAGAAGGTTGTCAAGCTTGAGGCTGAGTGTAGAAGGCTGCAGACTGTTGCTCGCAAATCATCATCAAGTTATGATCACAGGTCTACTGCTTCCTCTATTTGTGCGGAGTCTGTTACCGACAGTCAACCTGACAGTGGTGACCGCGTCAATTCAATAGACAATACTCACAAGAAATTAGAGCCAAATGAGTGGGAGCGAAACCACTCAGATTCATGGGCGTCAGCTCTCATTGCTGAGCTAGAtcaatttaaaaatgaaaagggaTTGGCTAAAGATTCTCTAGCCTCCTCAGTGGAGATcgatatgatggatgattttcttgaaatggAGCGACTTGTTGCATTGCCTGACGCTCAGAGCAAATTTCCTTCACTTGAATCGGAACCCATGGCATGCAAGTCTAGTGCTATAGAGAACTCGGTAAAACCTGAGCTTGAAACCATGGTAAATAGGGTAGCTGAACTTGAGGAGAGACTGAAGAAGATTGAAGAAGAGAAAACTGAACTACAGCATGCCTTGACTGAAAGCGAGGATTCCCTTATGGCATCACGAGCAGAACTTCATGAGACTGAAAGCAGGCTTGAAGATTTGCAGAAAGAGCTTTGTGTTGTGAACGAGGCCAAGGAGTTGCTTGAGTTTCAGCTTATAGGTATGGAAGTAGAAGCACGGACCCTGTCAGCAAATGTTGATTCTTTAAAGGCTGAAGTCCAGAAGGAACGTAGTTCTTCAGCCAAAATGGCAATGGAATATCAGGAGTTAGAGAATGAGCTTATCAAAAAATCGCAAGAAATTGAGCTTCAGCAAGCAGCAAATTCAAACAGCGAGTTAAAAATAAAGCAGGTTGGCCATATATTGCATGTAGCATTCTGTTTTCGTCAATATTCATGTGAAAACCATATCTTGCAAAGAAAACTATCACAAAGAAGAAAAGATTGGCAAGGCCTTTTTAAAGGAATGATGTGGTAGGCACTATTCAGCAACTTGTTTGCATTATGATAGTTTGGCACATTTGAAACTAACAAATTCAACTAATCTGTCGTGTCAATTTTGTAAACCAATTTCGTTAAATGTTACGTGTATATCATTAGCTGTTGCACTCTCTTGAGTGCATTTAGATTAAAATGTGCGATAATAAGCATTTGAGCACAACTTGTCCATGGCAGGAGGACCTAGCCGTAGCAGCTGATAAACTTGCAGAATGCCAGCAAACAATTGCATCCCTTGGAAAGCAGCTTCAGTCGCTAGCTACGTTGGAAGATTTCTTAACTGACACTTCAAACCTACCAGGTTTTTCTGGGAACAAAGCAATGGTTCCTGCGTCCGCTGCAGAGTGGAAGGCGCGTGCAAATGATGCATTTGTGCCTAAATATGAATCAGATCCTTCCGGAACACCAGCATATACTTCTAGCCTCTCAACGAATGGGATTGAAGGGGAATCACCagcatcttcatcatcatcaactTCATCTGCTAATAGTACCTCTGCCAGAAACCGTAATGGTTTTGTCCGGCTTTTCTCTCGAAGTAAGAGCGGAATACAACTTGAAAATCATCAAGGATAGATACAAGAAGAACTTAGGGAGGGAAGAATTTTGCCATTTAGGGGCGTATGTAGGTTTCTTTGTTTAGAAGGATAGCCGATTAAATGCTGTTTAATTGGCATCTAACTGGCTTGGTGATGAAGCATTCAACTTGCTCTTGGTTTATGATCATTCACATTTGTTTCTTTATCTGTTTTGCTTGAGCTTTGTTTTGTCTTTATATTGATCTTCAAGTTGAGCAAAAATTTGCTGTTCAGCATTATTTGCCTAAGCTGAATAAACAAAAATTCTTCAATGGATACCACTTAATTttatgtagttttttttttttttaatttgcttTTGGTTAATTTAGGGGTCATTCAACTTGGAGGTTCAATTGTGTCATAATGAGGAACCAGTAAGaactatttttaaaataatatattcACATTATATCCTTCTTGATTGTAACTTTATAAAAAATTCGTTGAAAATACCTTGATCTAGTAATTAAAATTAACGTTTTATAAACTagagattttgaattcaaacttTACTTTTTCTTCATCGTTTAAATCCCACCacttttttgttgaaaaaaaagaggaaggttGATCAATATCTTTTTCTATTCTATAATTCGATCTACTTAAGCATTAAAAAAGCACGTAATTAGGTTCTTGTTTGTTTCATATTCCGAATGGGAAAAATGTGTTATAgtattatttatcaaaaaggTATATATCAAGGAATGCTTTACAAACCAAATATTTGTAGCATGAATATTTTCTTACAGTTGTATAATTGGCcttctgtttttgttgtttgctGGACTAATCAATTGAATTCTTGAAAtgtcaaccacattaacttgatattagctgtatgatttttttttttttttgagttcttagctgtatgatttttttttaaagttcttAGCTGTATGATTTTttgacaaaggaaaaaaaagcccACAAAATCTTCTAAATTCTAGAATAAATTCTTTCTCTATTTCTCCTTATGGTATACTAATACTACTTCTCCCAAATAAGAAATACTTTCTAATTGGTGTTTCCTTGACTACAGATTatgcaatttaagaaaatcAATACAATTTTCCGTATAGCATTTCTTATCATAAATACCagggttaaatgcaaaaaacccCCACAAACTATATACCGAGTTGCAGTTTACCTCCTAAATTATAATAATAGGTATTTTGCCCCTTTAAATGATAGGTTTGGACAAATCTACCCTTTTTATTTTAagcattgttatttttcttttttccctatcattttttttaaattcttccttttttttctttaaacatTGTTTAAATAAGTAGACTAGATTAGTcaaaatttgtttatttcttaatttcgtAT
Protein-coding regions in this window:
- the LOC113713406 gene encoding filament-like plant protein; its protein translation is MEKRKWLWKKKPSERSPGETDSSGSSLSERYSDEQQIEPEEVKDSPNDRTQSPEVTSKVVLADEEVTDTVKNLTAKLSSALVNVSVKEDLVKQHAKVAEEAVAGWEKAENEVTVLKQQLEAAVQQNLALEVRASHLDSALKECVRELRQARDEQEARINDAVAQKTSELESVKIELENQLHQLKTNVESTLTRYPASADPNIQLKLESLEKENSILKFELLSRSEELEIRTIERDLSTQAAETASKQQLEGIKKVVKLEAECRRLQTVARKSSSSYDHRSTASSICAESVTDSQPDSGDRVNSIDNTHKKLEPNEWERNHSDSWASALIAELDQFKNEKGLAKDSLASSVEIDMMDDFLEMERLVALPDAQSKFPSLESEPMACKSSAIENSVKPELETMVNRVAELEERLKKIEEEKTELQHALTESEDSLMASRAELHETESRLEDLQKELCVVNEAKELLEFQLIGMEVEARTLSANVDSLKAEVQKERSSSAKMAMEYQELENELIKKSQEIELQQAANSNSELKIKQEDLAVAADKLAECQQTIASLGKQLQSLATLEDFLTDTSNLPGFSGNKAMVPASAAEWKARANDAFVPKYESDPSGTPAYTSSLSTNGIEGESPASSSSSTSSANSTSARNRNGFVRLFSRSKSGIQLENHQG